One window from the genome of Chroococcidiopsis sp. TS-821 encodes:
- a CDS encoding sulfite exporter TauE/SafE family protein — MLNSPNLLSLSLGGLIAGILAGFLGIGGGTILVPLMVALGYTPLQGVATSSLAIVITSISGSIQNWRMGYFDPERVMYLGLPALFTAQIGVYLASKFVAYLLLTAFGLLLLINIYLVDLKKHLLTINQAKPQRIHPAIARLFTGGVAGILAGLFGIGGGVIMVPMQILLLGETIKTAIQTSLGVIVLTAFAACIGHAISNNVLFIEGILLGIGGLVGAQMSTRVLPKLPDATISVIFRLMLGLLSLYVFLQAWQSFNSR; from the coding sequence ATGTTAAATTCACCAAATTTGCTTAGTTTATCTTTAGGAGGATTAATAGCTGGTATCCTTGCCGGATTTTTAGGAATTGGCGGTGGTACAATTTTAGTTCCGCTTATGGTGGCATTAGGGTATACTCCTCTACAAGGTGTTGCTACAAGTAGCTTAGCAATTGTTATTACATCAATTTCTGGTAGTATCCAAAACTGGCGAATGGGGTACTTCGATCCTGAGCGCGTCATGTATCTCGGACTTCCAGCACTGTTTACTGCTCAAATTGGAGTGTATTTAGCAAGTAAATTTGTTGCGTATTTACTCCTGACTGCCTTCGGGTTATTACTTCTAATTAATATTTATCTCGTAGATTTAAAGAAGCACCTTCTAACAATAAACCAAGCTAAACCTCAACGAATTCATCCAGCGATCGCTCGATTGTTTACTGGAGGAGTTGCTGGAATTCTAGCCGGCTTATTTGGTATAGGTGGTGGTGTCATTATGGTACCAATGCAAATTCTCTTGTTAGGAGAGACAATCAAAACTGCGATTCAAACAAGTTTAGGCGTGATTGTTCTCACTGCTTTTGCGGCTTGTATTGGACACGCTATCAGTAATAATGTTTTGTTTATAGAAGGGATTCTTTTAGGAATTGGTGGTCTTGTGGGTGCTCAAATGAGCACTCGTGTCCTACCAAAATTACCTGATGCTACCATTAGTGTTATCTTTCGTTTAATGCTAGGACTACTTTCGCTGTACGTATTTTTACAGGCTTGGCAAAGTTTTAATAGTCGATAA
- a CDS encoding efflux RND transporter permease subunit has protein sequence MSFNISAWSIRRPVPTIVLFLMLTILGWFSFTRLGIDTNPNIDIPAVSITVTQPGAGPAELESQVTKQVEDAVASLGNIDSMISTVNDGVSTTVVNFVLGTDSDRATNDVRNAVAQIRQDLPQDINEPIVQRLEFAGGPIMTYAVVSQQQSVEQLSNLVDQTISRALLAVPGVAQVRRVGGVDREIRINLNPSQLQALGITATQVNDQIRAFNANLPGGRAEVGGREQTIRTLGSAASVEILSNYQIVLPNGSYVPLSSLGEVSDSFAEPRQAAFLNGEPVVAFEVLRSSGSTLVTVEEGIRKAVTQLEATLPADVDLQLIFTRGDFIRESYASTMHDLVLASVLAVLTILLFLRDWRATLITAVALPLSIIPTFFVQRALGYTLNNMTLLGLALAVGNLVDDAVVEIENLDRHMKMGKTARQAAFDSSSEVGLAVIATSATIIAVFLPVAFMGGIPGQFFQPFGVTVATATIFSTLVARTVTPMMGAHLLQQTNRNGNRYKSPNKSFQPYKSLLTWALRHRLATLGIALAFFIGSLMLVPMIPRGFIDNGDLGISTVSVELPPGSTLDDTTQVVQRATALIQQNPAVESILATPEVNRATLTIKLKPEQNRNISQSEFEQQIRPQFTQIPGARISFQSQGAAGNNKDLSIVLRSENPEALNQAAAELERQMRTVPGLVEVASSASVAQPEILVIPDPARAADLGVTVQAIARTASLATLGDNDANLAKFNLSDRQIPIRVQIDPEARNDINTFRNLQVPSNNGSLVPLAAVADIRFGSGPAQINRYDRSRQISVEANLQGIALGDAVDAVNQLPALNSLPPGVVQQQAGDAEIMQEIFARFGTALALAILCIYAILVLLYNNFFHPFTIMVALPLSLGGTLLALMFAQKALGLYALIGIVLLLGIVTKNSILLVDYTIVNQQEGNSQRQALINAGVSRLRPILMTSLSTIAGTLPLALGFGPGAEVRSPMGIAVLGGFTTSTLLTLVVVPVLFTYVDDFQHRLMKFIQSGFHPNRRRVAEDKFAVPASTVEQSKSTLQRK, from the coding sequence ATGTCCTTTAATATCTCTGCTTGGTCTATTCGTCGTCCGGTTCCGACAATTGTTTTATTTTTGATGTTGACGATTCTAGGTTGGTTTTCATTTACCCGTTTGGGAATTGATACCAACCCCAACATTGATATTCCTGCAGTTTCAATTACAGTGACTCAGCCAGGGGCAGGACCTGCGGAACTTGAATCGCAAGTGACAAAGCAAGTTGAAGATGCGGTTGCGAGTCTTGGAAACATCGACAGCATGATTTCAACCGTTAACGATGGAGTTTCAACAACGGTTGTTAACTTTGTGTTAGGTACTGATAGCGATCGCGCTACGAATGATGTCCGCAACGCAGTTGCCCAAATACGTCAAGATTTGCCACAAGATATCAACGAACCGATTGTCCAGCGCTTAGAATTTGCAGGTGGTCCCATCATGACTTATGCTGTTGTTTCGCAGCAGCAATCAGTCGAACAATTAAGTAACTTGGTTGACCAAACGATCAGCCGCGCTTTACTTGCAGTGCCAGGCGTCGCGCAAGTTCGCCGTGTTGGTGGTGTCGATCGCGAGATTCGGATTAATTTGAATCCCTCACAGTTACAAGCTTTAGGAATTACCGCAACACAGGTAAATGACCAAATTCGCGCGTTTAATGCTAATTTACCAGGCGGACGGGCAGAAGTTGGCGGTCGCGAACAAACGATTAGAACCTTGGGAAGTGCAGCAAGTGTTGAAATCTTAAGCAATTATCAAATTGTTTTACCAAATGGCAGTTATGTCCCTTTATCAAGTTTAGGAGAAGTTAGTGATAGCTTTGCCGAACCGAGACAAGCTGCTTTTTTGAATGGCGAACCTGTTGTTGCTTTTGAAGTATTGCGTAGTAGCGGTAGTACGCTCGTGACGGTAGAAGAAGGTATTAGAAAAGCGGTAACCCAATTAGAAGCAACATTACCTGCTGATGTTGACTTGCAACTCATTTTTACGCGGGGTGACTTTATTCGCGAATCTTATGCCAGCACGATGCACGACTTGGTTCTCGCATCGGTGTTAGCCGTATTAACGATTCTGCTATTTCTACGCGACTGGCGAGCAACGTTGATTACTGCAGTAGCTTTGCCTTTGTCGATTATTCCAACCTTTTTTGTGCAAAGAGCCTTGGGCTATACCCTCAATAACATGACTTTGTTAGGATTAGCGCTTGCGGTAGGAAATCTCGTTGATGATGCGGTTGTCGAAATTGAAAACCTCGACCGACACATGAAAATGGGAAAAACTGCGCGTCAAGCAGCTTTTGACTCTTCCTCTGAAGTCGGTTTAGCGGTTATTGCCACCTCTGCAACAATCATTGCGGTGTTTCTGCCAGTTGCTTTTATGGGGGGGATTCCTGGTCAATTCTTCCAACCCTTTGGTGTGACGGTTGCCACAGCAACAATTTTCTCTACGTTGGTAGCACGGACTGTAACACCAATGATGGGGGCGCATTTACTGCAGCAGACAAACAGAAATGGTAATCGCTACAAATCTCCAAACAAATCATTCCAGCCGTATAAATCTCTACTGACATGGGCGTTACGTCATCGACTAGCAACGCTAGGAATTGCATTAGCGTTCTTTATTGGTAGTTTGATGCTAGTGCCAATGATTCCCAGAGGTTTTATTGATAATGGTGACTTGGGAATTTCTACAGTTTCAGTAGAATTACCCCCAGGTTCAACTTTAGATGACACAACGCAAGTCGTACAACGCGCAACAGCATTAATTCAGCAAAATCCTGCAGTAGAAAGTATCTTAGCAACGCCGGAAGTTAACAGAGCAACGCTGACAATTAAGCTGAAACCCGAACAGAATCGCAATATCTCGCAAAGCGAGTTTGAACAACAAATTCGTCCGCAATTTACCCAAATTCCAGGTGCCAGAATTAGTTTTCAAAGCCAAGGTGCGGCGGGAAACAATAAAGACCTCTCAATTGTTTTGAGAAGTGAAAACCCTGAAGCATTGAATCAGGCTGCGGCTGAGTTAGAACGGCAAATGCGTACGGTTCCAGGTTTAGTTGAAGTTGCATCATCTGCTAGTGTGGCACAACCCGAAATTTTAGTCATTCCCGATCCGGCGAGGGCGGCTGATTTAGGAGTCACGGTACAAGCGATCGCGCGCACTGCTTCGCTAGCAACTTTAGGCGATAACGACGCCAACTTGGCTAAGTTTAACTTAAGCGATCGCCAAATTCCGATTCGCGTTCAAATTGACCCCGAAGCACGTAACGATATTAATACCTTCAGAAACTTACAAGTTCCCAGTAATAACGGTTCATTAGTTCCGCTAGCAGCTGTTGCTGATATTCGTTTTGGCAGTGGTCCTGCTCAAATTAACCGTTACGATCGCTCGCGTCAAATTTCGGTAGAAGCAAACTTACAAGGTATTGCTTTAGGTGATGCTGTAGATGCAGTTAACCAACTTCCTGCGTTAAATTCGCTACCTCCAGGAGTGGTGCAGCAACAAGCGGGTGATGCTGAAATTATGCAAGAAATCTTTGCGCGCTTTGGTACAGCTTTAGCACTTGCCATTTTGTGTATCTATGCAATTCTAGTATTGCTGTACAACAACTTCTTTCACCCATTCACAATCATGGTAGCTTTACCATTATCTTTGGGTGGTACGCTACTGGCACTTATGTTTGCCCAAAAAGCATTAGGTTTATATGCTTTAATTGGAATTGTGTTATTGTTGGGTATCGTTACAAAAAACTCGATTCTCTTAGTCGATTACACGATCGTCAATCAGCAAGAAGGAAATTCACAACGACAAGCATTAATCAATGCTGGTGTTTCGCGTCTGCGTCCGATTTTAATGACTTCGTTATCTACAATTGCAGGAACCTTACCCCTCGCGCTTGGCTTTGGCCCTGGTGCGGAAGTACGCAGCCCAATGGGAATCGCTGTATTAGGTGGTTTTACAACTTCGACATTATTAACGTTAGTGGTAGTACCTGTACTTTTTACGTATGTAGATGACTTTCAACACAGACTAATGAAATTCATACAGAGCGGATTTCATCCAAATCGCCGCCGCGTTGCTGAAGATAAATTTGCTGTGCCAGCTAGTACTGTTGAGCAGTCCAAGAGTACACTCCAACGTAAATAA
- a CDS encoding GNAT family N-acetyltransferase: protein MKVFLETPRLFLRNFTEEDASNLYELDSDPDVLRFVNLGVIKGGTAIGIDYETIKNKTLPTWLCYYEEYENYGIWAAVEKTSGEFIGWFHFRPASENLFYFNLGFYDASDIELGYRLKKAKWHQGYATEGALALIHKGFANRETQQVVSMALADRIASIRVMEKVCLKFVAKYFHPEITQEVVKYALNRNEFHTNTSLSC from the coding sequence ATGAAAGTTTTTCTCGAAACACCACGCTTATTTTTACGAAACTTCACTGAAGAAGATGCTAGCAATTTGTATGAACTTGATAGCGATCCTGACGTCCTTCGCTTTGTCAACCTAGGCGTTATCAAAGGAGGAACAGCAATAGGTATTGATTATGAAACCATCAAAAACAAAACCTTACCTACATGGCTTTGTTATTACGAAGAATACGAAAATTATGGAATTTGGGCAGCAGTCGAAAAAACTAGCGGTGAGTTTATTGGCTGGTTTCACTTTCGACCAGCATCAGAAAACTTATTTTATTTCAACTTAGGATTTTATGATGCTTCAGATATTGAACTTGGTTATCGCTTAAAAAAAGCTAAATGGCACCAAGGCTATGCTACAGAGGGTGCTTTAGCACTAATTCATAAAGGATTCGCAAACAGAGAAACACAACAAGTTGTCTCAATGGCATTAGCTGATCGCATAGCATCAATTCGAGTTATGGAGAAAGTATGTCTTAAATTTGTAGCAAAATATTTTCATCCAGAAATTACTCAAGAAGTTGTTAAATATGCTTTGAATAGAAATGAGTTTCATACGAACACTTCATTATCTTGCTAG